The Brassica napus cultivar Da-Ae chromosome C7, Da-Ae, whole genome shotgun sequence genomic interval aacatttgatcaatgaagggtAAGGGAAAGTAATCTTTTCTGGTGGCAGCTTTTAGCTTCCTATAATTGATACACATTCGATGTCCAGTGACAGTTCGCGCGGGAATGAGTTCGTCCTTGTCATTCTTCACTACAGTAATTCCGCCCTTTTTTGGTACGACATGCACGGGGCTAACCCAATTGCTATCCGAAATCGGGTAAATGACTCCAGCATCTAAAAGttttattatttcctttttaacaaCTTCTTTCAAGTTTGGGTTTAGTCGCCTTTGGTGTTCCACTGACGATTTTGAACCGTCTTCTAGGTGAATCCGGTGCATGCAAAAATCTGGAGAAATGTCAGGAATATCCTCGAGAGAGTATCCGAGGGCTTTCCTATATTTGCGTAGTTTATTTAATAACAAAGCGAATTCTCCATTGGTCAGGTTGGCGTTCACGATTACCGGGTAGAAATTTTTTAGAGAAAAGCATATTTGAGTCCAGCGGGTAGCTGTTTTAACTCGATTTTTGGTGTTTTTTCGGGATCCCATTCCTCCAAGGGGGATGGTTGTCGGTCGACAGCTTTcattaaatatcgatcgacattgaaTTCCGAAATGTCATCCTCTATTTCATCCATGTTTTCTATCTCCATACTCGCGTCCATTAATCGTGTGTATTCCTCAGTTCTACTATTGACACTATATGTTTGTTCTTCACTAGATGCGAGTATTTTCTCTAGGGGATTATCTGAGCACAGGTTTATGAAAGATTCTTCGGTCAATTCGCATATATCATCCACATAGGAAGTCTATTTATCGGTTAAAGGTCGTTTTATCAGCTTATCCATGTCGAAGGTCATCGGAATGTTTCCCATGTTTAGACTTGTTCTACCCTCCTTGACCTCGATTATCGCACCTACTGTAGCTAGAAACGGTCTACCTAAAATGAGGGGATATTTTGGTTCATTTCTGTATTTCAGCACAACGAAATACGTTGGGACGTGACAGTTATTAATCCTTATCGGCACGTCGTCAAGCACTCCTGCAGGTAATCTAACGGATCTATCGGCCAAAACCAGAGTTATTTTGGTAGGTTTGAACTTGTTGTATCCTAGGGATATCGCGACAGAGTGCGGCATGAGGTTCACACTGGAACCTAGG includes:
- the LOC111210391 gene encoding uncharacterized protein LOC111210391, which gives rise to MERVHRTLPPVPPNKTQTKRELDKAICKKAFDKITLEMPLSDAIRRSSSVNLMPHSVAISLGYNKFKPTKITLVLADRSVRLPAGVLDDVPIRINNCHVPTYFVVLKYRNEPKYPLILGRPFLATVGAIIEVKEGRTSLNMGNIPMTFDMDKLIKRPLTDK